From the Paenibacillus sp. MMS20-IR301 genome, the window TATCAATAACCCTTGGGCCAGATCCTTTGACGGCGACAAACAGGTAGTTGCAAAGCATATTAACGCAGAGGATTTCGTGAATACTTACGCGGATTACGGATACAACGAGGCAATCTCCCGGGATACAGACAGCTTAAGCTATCTCGTCAAGGCGGCTCCGAAGCTCTGGCTCCTGATGATTGACAGTGCCCAGTATGCGCATAACGAGGAATATAATTTCCCGCAGACAGACGGCCGCATCCTCCCTTCTACGCTGTCGTGGATGGATGATTGTGTGAAGCTCGCCGCGCAGGAGCATGCTTCCATTATTACCGTGATGCATCATAATCTGCTCAGCCATACCTCTATGGCCGTCTCCGGCTTCAAGCTCAATAACAGTCAAGAGACAATGAAGACACTGCGCAAGGATGGTCTAAATCTGGTGTTATCCGGGCATATTCACATGCAGGATATCCGGCGTGATCCGGCTGAGGACTCCATTGATCCGGCACTGCCAGTCTATGATATAGCCACCGGCGCAATGGCGGTTAACCCCCATCAATACGGGGCGATGACCTTTGACCCGCTCTCCCGCGCGGTTACGTATACCGCAACTGCTGTGGATGTGGAGGCCTGGGCCAAAGCGAATAACAACACCGATCCCAATCTGCTGAACTTCAAGTCTTATGCAGAAAAGAGCTTTGCTGATGCATCTTATGGCAAGGCAATGAACAGACTGGCAGAGAGCACCTTCTCAGAAGAAGAGAAGCAGTCCATGGCCGAAGTGATGTCGGAGCTGAATGTGAAATATTTTGCCGGTACTGCTGCGGATTCACTGGATAAGATCAAAGCGATGCCTGGATTCACGCTGTGGGAAAGTATGGAGGGCGGCTTCATGTCCGGCTATATCCGCAGTATGGCTGAGCATTCCGGGCAGAGCAATGTGTCCCTGGAGATGGTACTAACCACCCAGTAGAAGGAGATTATATGGAAGGAGCATACTTCGTATGACCGATTCTGATCAATCGCAGCAAGGCACCAGCCTGCCTGTCAAAATCTCCAAGCCGGCAGACCGCGCACTCGCTGAAGCTGGAATTGTAAATTTGGAGCAGCTTACCGCGGTTACAGAAGCAGAGTTGCTTAGCCTGCATGGGATGGGGCCGAAGGGCATCCGGATTCTCCGTGAAGCGCTGGCTGCCAAAGGGCTGGATTTAGCCAGATAATCTTCCAAGCGGGATTTCAATTAAGTATCCCGAACCATTACGTTTATACAGAAAACGGCAGCCTGTGAACAATAATGTTCCGGGCTGCCGTTTCTTTATTCTTCAATTATTTCTGCAAGAAACCCAGCAGTTACAACCTGTTTGGCACTCATTATAGCAGCAGTTAGCATTTCTATTGATTTCTATTGCAATGCAGGGTTATTTTCTCTATAATTTCTTCGTGACTCACCACTGAGAATCAATCTCATCAATATCATGATAATGAACCAGGAGGATTTCCGGATGCGGCACACCTATGAGGAGCTTGCCCATTATTTCGCAGCAACACCTATTCATCTGTATGGTGTATACCGCACCCGGCTGGAGGGCAACCGGATCTATGGCGGCCATGTCAACAAGCCTACTGCCAAATGTGCTGTCATCATCGCACTTGATGGGGAAGCCTGCTTCGACTTTGACGGGGGAGAACAATATGTACTGAAGCCCGGCCGTATTCTGATCGGCGGAGCAGGCAGACGCCTGGAAATCACTCCAAGTGAAGACGGTTTCTTATATTGCCTGGCTCATTATCTGCCAAGCGGTGCAATTGAACAGGGACAACGGCAGAACCGGGATATCTCCTGCCTGGACATCACGCTCAATCCGGAGCTGCTCAGGCTTGTAGACCAACTGCTAAATGCAGCCTCTGCTC encodes:
- a CDS encoding metallophosphoesterase, whose translation is MDSTSIYSFTKTARLPLLLLFSVLLLAGCKDSAPPSSQPSPAVTAASADSTEPVAFWVATDTHYLDKALQDGGQAFQTYVTGGDGKMLPYSDELAEALVYDVERKQPDFLILSGDLTNNGEASSHTELAAKLRRIEDMGTSVYVIPGNHDINNPWARSFDGDKQVVAKHINAEDFVNTYADYGYNEAISRDTDSLSYLVKAAPKLWLLMIDSAQYAHNEEYNFPQTDGRILPSTLSWMDDCVKLAAQEHASIITVMHHNLLSHTSMAVSGFKLNNSQETMKTLRKDGLNLVLSGHIHMQDIRRDPAEDSIDPALPVYDIATGAMAVNPHQYGAMTFDPLSRAVTYTATAVDVEAWAKANNNTDPNLLNFKSYAEKSFADASYGKAMNRLAESTFSEEEKQSMAEVMSELNVKYFAGTAADSLDKIKAMPGFTLWESMEGGFMSGYIRSMAEHSGQSNVSLEMVLTTQ
- a CDS encoding DNA-binding protein, which codes for MTDSDQSQQGTSLPVKISKPADRALAEAGIVNLEQLTAVTEAELLSLHGMGPKGIRILREALAAKGLDLAR